Genomic DNA from Theobroma cacao cultivar B97-61/B2 chromosome 3, Criollo_cocoa_genome_V2, whole genome shotgun sequence:
ATATTGTATGAATGATAGAAAGCAGTTGTGCAAGATGGAGGGACAGAGAATTGGTTTCCTAGTTTATAAGTatcaaattatcattttgatcTGAAGGTTTTTGGTGTTAATGAGACAAATGTATAGGTGTCAATGTTCGGTACACTTACATGATCTTTTTGCTttagtttaattcttttccttttccacaaAACTTCGTTAATGTGATcctttttttgctttcttctaTGCTTAAATGGTTAGCTTCaggttttttttccctttctctctctagtccTTTTGGTTTCCTTACATATAAAtacttattttaaattttcactttCATAAACATCGTTGTTACGGCATATTTGTTATCTTTTACATATTGACATTGTTAcaatatttattcaaaaattcattaattttaatctaAGAAATTACTAGAGTAACTTAGTtgttttaaaagataaataaaaaatataaaaataaagttgTAGGCTAAAGAGTATTACGCccttttgaatcaaaattcTGTCTCCATCCCTGCCTGGAGCAAAACCACATCTACTCTTAAAGTTGTTGAAAACTCACTGATCATTTCAACAACACACTGGcaactcttttctttttttacccCCTTTTCCAGTGATAATCATGTGTTCGTGTGGCATTTTGATGTGTGAGGTCATTTTCTAGTATTAGTTTGTTTAcagtcatttttttctttttctgcatgattCCAGACTGTGTATGACCATGACACGTTTAGCAAGGATGACAAAATGGGAGATGCAGAGTTTGACATCAGGACATATATAGAAgccttgaaaatgaatttgggAGAAATCCCAAGTGGAACCATAATATCAAAAGTGCAACCAGGCAGGAACAACTGCCTGGCTGAAGAGAGCACCATTGATTGGAAGGATGGGAAGGTTGTCCAAGACATTTGCCTCAGATTGAGAAATGTGGAGTGTGGTGAAGTAGAAATTCAACTTCAGTGGATTGACCTTCCAGGCTCTAAAGGTTTATGAAGTTGATGATTGCTGTTATGTCTGGCTTCTGTCTTGTATATTTTATGGCAGCTTTCCGGAGCTTCCACCATTGAATGTCCTGTGAGTTCATGGTGAGGTTGGTTTGTTCTTTGAACTGTTGTATGTGTAGACAAATCTGTCAAGTAGTATTGGATTTGTAGCTCATCTATAGGATTGAACAAATTTCGGTTTATCTCATCATGGATACCAAGTGAAGTAATTACACTTTGATCTTTGTAATTTACTGAACCTAATGGCATTGCCAGCAACTATTAGCCCA
This window encodes:
- the LOC18604358 gene encoding protein C2-DOMAIN ABA-RELATED 4, with translation MTGSPITPQNERSTSLMDNLLGLLRIRIKRGVNLAVRDVRSSDPYVVVKMGRQKLKTRVIKKDVNPEWNEDLTLSITDPSLPIKLTVYDHDTFSKDDKMGDAEFDIRTYIEALKMNLGEIPSGTIISKVQPGRNNCLAEESTIDWKDGKVVQDICLRLRNVECGEVEIQLQWIDLPGSKGL